A portion of the Ferroacidibacillus organovorans genome contains these proteins:
- a CDS encoding YwmB family TATA-box binding protein yields the protein MRKLASVAILLLLGGGLTYQAGQAVAARVDAQPAAFVPETLSATFAHMKATPQRFEVHAWLTLKQVDGTQAALRQEALGIAKNFGSSSAQAGAHTVATKVSVHARQQPNMDVVAVTETLPGMPGSVASVLCATLTYPNAPAQTVAVIRITAPYETSADFLLSYERVVRIAHEVTAHPEVNATLMGSVARELSAKSRMNLLSSAMQHLYVNRPHVTSYTYTSVMSGESALTLPNLAVGKGLQNIQVAAHANSFTHRTEILVGSPMITVEY from the coding sequence ATGCGAAAACTGGCATCAGTGGCGATTTTACTCTTACTCGGTGGCGGGCTCACCTATCAGGCGGGACAGGCGGTTGCGGCGCGCGTGGATGCGCAGCCGGCGGCATTTGTGCCAGAGACGCTCAGCGCGACGTTTGCGCACATGAAGGCGACGCCACAGCGCTTTGAGGTGCACGCGTGGCTCACGCTAAAGCAGGTCGACGGGACGCAGGCCGCACTTCGTCAAGAGGCGCTTGGCATCGCAAAGAATTTTGGATCCAGTTCAGCGCAGGCAGGGGCACACACTGTAGCGACAAAAGTGAGTGTTCACGCGCGTCAGCAGCCAAACATGGACGTCGTCGCGGTGACGGAAACACTTCCTGGCATGCCTGGCAGTGTCGCCTCGGTGCTATGCGCGACGCTTACGTATCCGAATGCGCCAGCGCAGACCGTTGCGGTGATTCGCATCACGGCGCCGTATGAAACGTCGGCGGATTTCCTCTTATCGTATGAGCGAGTCGTGCGGATCGCACATGAAGTGACGGCGCACCCAGAGGTGAACGCGACGCTGATGGGCAGTGTGGCGCGCGAACTCTCGGCGAAAAGCCGGATGAACCTGCTTTCGTCCGCGATGCAACATCTTTACGTGAACCGTCCGCACGTGACGTCGTATACCTACACGTCCGTGATGTCCGGGGAGAGCGCGCTGACACTTCCAAATCTCGCGGTCGGGAAAGGTCTTCAAAACATTCAGGTGGCGGCACACGCAAATTCATTCACGCATCGCACGGAAATACTTGTGGGTTCCCCAATGATCACGGTAGAATACTAA
- a CDS encoding complex I subunit 4 family protein, whose amino-acid sequence MQNVLLMIVLIPVFAALLTLTLNDRAHTIARSIGLLGSLLSALFALAAYIAFQRSDAAYQFVLTIPWATINNAFAGTPLTITFAFAVDGISLPLVMLTGIVSVMAAVRSFRVITRVKAHYVWQMFLVSGLYGVFASADLFTFFFFLEMTLVASFFLILIFGQERRQYAAFKFLIYRGIASVFLLLGFVGLAYALASSATAVSASQYMAYGPNFMSLNLLQLLDESVKAPLALGTQTWLFFVFLFAVLIEEAFVPFHTWLIDAHEQSDTSTNMLIGGVLMKVGLYIMLRFVVSMLPLALAKYSEWLAVLGVISILYGAFAAIAARDWRRLIAFSGISHMGLVLLAIGSMHALGLQGAVFMLVSSGLLTALLFYTVGAQAERTGTYEIGKLGGLSKSLPVLSGVLLVAALGTVGLPGLSGFISEITLFVSSFERFPWVSTLATLGMILAALYLLYAMQRTTFGPAQEAAQEGQGIVRDASVTEAIPLIVLVAFVIAIGVFPNILGVVVHPTVQALAGRIGG is encoded by the coding sequence ATGCAAAACGTACTCTTGATGATCGTTCTCATCCCAGTCTTTGCGGCGCTGCTCACGCTCACGCTAAACGATCGGGCGCACACCATCGCGCGCAGCATCGGGCTGCTCGGATCGCTTCTCTCGGCACTGTTTGCACTCGCTGCGTACATCGCGTTTCAGCGGAGCGACGCTGCGTACCAGTTCGTGCTAACCATCCCGTGGGCCACCATCAACAACGCGTTTGCGGGGACGCCGCTTACCATCACGTTCGCCTTCGCCGTCGACGGCATCTCACTTCCGCTTGTCATGTTGACCGGGATCGTGAGTGTCATGGCGGCGGTGCGCAGCTTTCGCGTCATCACGCGCGTTAAAGCGCACTACGTGTGGCAGATGTTTCTTGTCAGCGGACTCTACGGTGTGTTTGCCTCCGCCGATCTCTTTACGTTTTTCTTCTTTCTTGAAATGACACTTGTGGCATCCTTCTTCTTGATCCTGATCTTTGGGCAGGAGCGCCGCCAGTACGCCGCCTTCAAGTTTCTCATTTATCGCGGCATCGCGAGCGTTTTTTTGCTGCTTGGCTTTGTGGGACTGGCATACGCGCTCGCCTCGTCTGCGACTGCTGTCAGCGCGTCGCAGTACATGGCGTACGGGCCGAATTTCATGTCGCTCAACCTGCTTCAGTTGCTCGACGAATCTGTCAAAGCCCCGCTCGCGCTCGGTACGCAGACATGGCTGTTTTTCGTCTTCTTGTTTGCTGTTCTGATCGAAGAAGCGTTCGTGCCTTTTCACACATGGCTGATCGATGCGCATGAGCAGAGCGACACGAGCACCAACATGCTGATTGGCGGCGTGCTGATGAAGGTGGGACTCTACATCATGCTGCGCTTTGTCGTGTCGATGCTGCCACTGGCGCTCGCCAAGTACAGCGAGTGGCTCGCCGTTCTCGGTGTCATCAGCATCCTGTACGGTGCGTTTGCGGCGATCGCCGCGCGCGATTGGCGCCGTCTGATCGCTTTCTCCGGGATCAGCCACATGGGACTGGTGCTCCTTGCGATCGGCTCCATGCACGCGCTGGGACTGCAAGGCGCCGTTTTCATGCTCGTCTCATCAGGCCTCCTCACGGCGCTGCTCTTTTACACAGTCGGCGCGCAGGCAGAGCGCACGGGAACCTATGAGATCGGCAAACTGGGTGGACTCTCAAAGTCTCTTCCTGTGCTCTCGGGCGTCCTGCTCGTTGCGGCGCTTGGCACCGTCGGCCTGCCCGGACTCTCTGGGTTCATCAGCGAGATCACGCTGTTTGTCAGCAGTTTCGAACGCTTTCCGTGGGTCTCGACGCTCGCCACACTCGGCATGATTCTCGCGGCGCTTTATCTTCTATATGCGATGCAGCGAACCACCTTTGGCCCTGCGCAAGAGGCAGCGCAAGAAGGACAAGGCATCGTCCGCGACGCGAGCGTGACAGAAGCGATACCCCTGATCGTCCTCGTGGCGTTTGTCATCGCAATCGGGGTTTTCCCAAACATCCTCGGCGTCGTCGTGCACCCGACCGTGCAGGCGCTTGCGGGAAGGATCGGAGGTTGA
- a CDS encoding NADH-quinone oxidoreductase subunit N produces MLTFTQVWNALGPEIVLAIGGFVAMVYEFMVTGRAKQGTPWIAVFSVLVALPLTWSKLHAALATYSIAVIAVDDFGTIFSLFILVSALLVLLFAIASQARLKLAFEYAYLVLFATVGAMVICSALDLVTLYVGLELLSITSYVLVALHRKNVKSSEAGLKYLIIGSIASAIILYGLSFLYGIAGSTGLSRIATALQTAYGSEPGFVYLSMALILVGIFVKISAAPFHLWTADVYEGAPTPITAYLAVVSKGAVLGFLFRVIVWLFGAKLGEWFGLVGWIAVITMVIGNLGALSQRNIKRMLAYSSIGQAGYLLIPFSSLSSSTLASVMWQNLSSTVFYLFAYSFMTIGAFAVFGVVADAGGSEDVHAFTGLSRRSPWLAGMMTLFLLSLSGLPLTAGFFGKFSIFLGAIGAGQIWLGVVLFATSAIAFYYYFGILRAMYGKDPEGDRAPVRSSPMQHIVVALCAIGTLWLGIFPGPVTDLLSNLHWFG; encoded by the coding sequence ATGCTTACCTTTACTCAAGTGTGGAATGCGCTAGGGCCGGAGATTGTGCTTGCCATCGGCGGTTTTGTCGCCATGGTCTATGAGTTTATGGTGACGGGGCGGGCAAAACAGGGTACGCCGTGGATCGCTGTCTTCTCTGTGCTCGTCGCGCTGCCGCTCACCTGGAGCAAACTGCACGCGGCGCTTGCGACCTACTCAATCGCCGTCATCGCCGTCGACGATTTTGGCACCATCTTTTCACTCTTCATCCTCGTTTCGGCACTGCTCGTCCTGCTTTTTGCCATCGCCTCCCAGGCGCGTCTGAAACTCGCGTTTGAGTACGCCTATCTCGTGCTCTTTGCGACGGTTGGCGCGATGGTGATCTGCAGCGCGCTTGACTTGGTCACACTCTACGTGGGACTTGAACTGCTCTCCATCACGTCCTACGTGCTCGTCGCGCTGCACCGCAAGAACGTGAAATCCTCGGAGGCCGGACTCAAATATCTGATCATCGGCTCGATTGCCTCAGCGATCATCCTCTACGGGCTTTCGTTTCTCTACGGGATCGCGGGATCGACAGGCCTTAGCCGCATTGCGACGGCGCTGCAAACGGCATATGGCAGCGAGCCAGGGTTTGTGTATCTGTCCATGGCGCTTATTCTCGTCGGCATCTTTGTCAAGATCTCAGCCGCGCCGTTTCACCTCTGGACGGCGGACGTCTACGAGGGCGCGCCAACGCCGATTACCGCCTATCTCGCCGTCGTCTCAAAAGGCGCGGTGCTCGGCTTTTTGTTCCGCGTGATCGTTTGGCTCTTTGGCGCAAAACTTGGCGAGTGGTTTGGCCTTGTCGGCTGGATCGCCGTCATCACAATGGTCATAGGGAATCTCGGGGCGCTCTCGCAGCGCAATATCAAACGGATGCTGGCTTATTCGAGCATCGGACAGGCGGGCTATCTGCTCATTCCGTTCTCATCGCTCAGTTCCTCGACGCTTGCGTCCGTGATGTGGCAGAACCTCTCGAGCACAGTCTTTTATCTGTTCGCGTATTCATTCATGACGATCGGCGCGTTTGCCGTGTTCGGCGTTGTCGCAGACGCCGGCGGATCGGAAGATGTGCATGCGTTTACGGGACTCTCCAGACGGTCGCCGTGGCTTGCCGGAATGATGACGCTGTTTTTACTTTCGCTCTCAGGGCTCCCGCTTACCGCCGGATTTTTTGGGAAATTTTCCATTTTTCTAGGCGCGATCGGCGCCGGCCAAATTTGGCTTGGCGTCGTGCTGTTTGCGACGAGCGCGATCGCATTTTATTACTACTTTGGCATCCTTCGCGCGATGTACGGAAAAGACCCAGAGGGAGACCGTGCGCCTGTACGCAGTTCGCCCATGCAGCACATTGTCGTTGCGCTTTGCGCCATCGGGACACTTTGGCTCGGGATCTTCCCAGGGCCTGTCACGGACTTGCTCTCGAATTTGCACTGGTTTGGCTGA
- the murA gene encoding UDP-N-acetylglucosamine 1-carboxyvinyltransferase, with product MATIKVRGGQRLTGVVQVDGAKNAVLPILAASLLASQGESIIEGVPSLTDIHNLAEVTRSLGGKAEYVSQHALIRLSAENLQTTTAPEELVRKMRASFWVAGPLLARTGHFRIPLPGGCNIGERPVDQHIKGFEALGATVTIEHGYVEGHVHGKLRGARVYLDLISVGATINTMMAATLAQGQTLIENAAKEPEVVDVANYLNAMGAKVRGAGTDVIRVEGVPFMHGATHTVIPDRIEAGTYMIAAAITRGDVFVEGAIYNHLSSLCAKLREAGVTVEDDIHGIRVVATEPLRAIDVKTLPHPGFPTDLQAQMMAFMATLPGTSLATETVFENRFLHVPELRRMGAEVRIEGRTAVIDGGQPMTGAAVKASDLRAAAALVLAGLSAEGETEVSGLEHLDRGYADLVGKLRSLGAHIERSDEANARLKLVSSH from the coding sequence TTGGCAACGATTAAAGTTCGGGGCGGGCAGCGTCTGACCGGGGTTGTTCAGGTTGACGGTGCAAAAAACGCCGTGTTGCCGATCCTTGCGGCGTCACTGCTCGCAAGTCAGGGAGAATCGATCATCGAAGGTGTCCCTTCACTCACAGACATTCACAACCTTGCCGAGGTTACGCGCAGTCTCGGGGGCAAGGCGGAATATGTTTCACAGCACGCGCTCATTCGTCTTAGCGCCGAAAATTTGCAGACAACGACTGCGCCGGAAGAGTTGGTCCGAAAAATGCGCGCGTCGTTTTGGGTGGCGGGACCGCTGCTTGCGCGAACGGGACATTTTCGCATCCCGCTCCCAGGCGGATGCAATATTGGCGAGCGGCCTGTGGATCAACATATAAAAGGATTTGAAGCGTTAGGTGCGACTGTAACAATTGAACACGGATATGTTGAAGGTCATGTGCACGGCAAACTGCGCGGTGCGCGTGTATATCTTGATTTGATCAGCGTAGGTGCGACGATCAACACAATGATGGCGGCGACGCTCGCACAAGGGCAGACGCTTATTGAGAATGCGGCGAAAGAACCGGAAGTGGTCGATGTCGCGAACTATTTGAACGCGATGGGCGCAAAGGTGCGCGGCGCGGGAACGGACGTGATTCGCGTAGAAGGCGTCCCGTTCATGCATGGGGCGACCCACACCGTGATTCCTGACCGAATTGAGGCGGGCACATACATGATCGCGGCGGCGATCACGCGCGGCGACGTGTTTGTCGAAGGCGCCATTTACAACCACTTAAGCTCGCTCTGCGCGAAACTGCGCGAGGCGGGAGTTACGGTGGAAGACGATATTCACGGGATTCGCGTCGTCGCGACGGAACCGCTTCGCGCCATCGATGTAAAAACACTTCCGCATCCGGGCTTTCCGACAGACCTTCAGGCGCAGATGATGGCGTTTATGGCGACGCTGCCAGGAACCAGCCTTGCGACGGAGACTGTCTTTGAGAATCGTTTCTTGCATGTTCCGGAATTGCGCCGCATGGGTGCTGAGGTGCGGATCGAGGGGCGAACGGCGGTGATCGACGGTGGGCAGCCAATGACGGGGGCCGCGGTTAAAGCGTCGGATCTGAGGGCGGCGGCGGCGCTCGTACTCGCGGGGCTGTCGGCCGAAGGGGAGACAGAGGTATCGGGCCTAGAGCACCTCGATCGCGGATATGCCGATTTGGTCGGAAAGCTTCGCTCGCTTGGCGCACACATTGAGCGCTCGGACGAGGCGAACGCACGCCTGAAACTGGTTTCCTCGCACTGA
- the nuoL gene encoding NADH-quinone oxidoreductase subunit L — MANEAWLIPAIPLLVYAILLVAGRRISEPVVAGISVSAVLLSFLLAIAVLAEVAVSGPTAPTTFAWLDFGAHTLTVGYEVTMLNALMLVVVTLVSALVLLFSRSYMKGDERFSRFYQYLNLFVFSMLGLVISPNLLQFYIFWELVGVCSYLLVGFWYYKPEAAAAAKKAFIVTRIGDVGLFIGIILLYIATGTFDFNGLYTAGYAFSQVATLAYHGASVPFGMSSSGFITLTALLVFIGAVGKSAQFPLHVWLPDAMEGPTPVSALIHAATMVAAGVYLVARMQPLFAASPAASETVAVIGGITALLAASIGLTQRDIKRVIAYSTVSQLGYMMMALGVGAYTAGIFHLMTHAFFKALLFLTAGSVIHALDTQDLFFMGGLRKKMPITHIAFLAGALALAGVPPFAGFWSKDEILSATFQSGHYVLYAMGLLAAFFTAFYIFRVYFLVFWGEQKGEKTAHEGGSAMVIPLLVLAVLATFSGFLNTPFDPLVTRFLTYGHSMGIGIDPPASLPLILVSVIIALLGIWLAYSVYGRANRGAAFAKRMGVLYTLSYNKFYIDEIYHYLIVVPVFAIARAIAFIDRFIIDGIVRMLGELGYTGGVSLKYANTGQIQTYGVLTLFGLVALVAIALGIGGVL, encoded by the coding sequence ATGGCCAATGAAGCTTGGCTGATTCCAGCCATACCGCTGCTCGTCTACGCGATCCTCCTTGTCGCGGGTCGGCGCATCTCAGAACCAGTGGTTGCGGGCATCTCTGTGTCCGCCGTACTTCTCTCGTTTCTCCTGGCGATTGCCGTTTTGGCCGAAGTTGCCGTGAGTGGGCCGACGGCGCCTACGACCTTTGCCTGGCTTGACTTTGGGGCGCATACCCTCACCGTCGGCTATGAAGTCACGATGCTAAACGCCCTGATGCTCGTTGTCGTCACGCTCGTCAGTGCGCTCGTGCTGCTCTTTTCACGCAGCTACATGAAAGGTGACGAACGCTTCTCCCGCTTTTATCAATACCTAAACCTGTTTGTTTTTTCCATGCTCGGACTGGTCATCTCGCCGAACCTGCTTCAGTTCTACATCTTCTGGGAACTCGTCGGCGTCTGTTCCTACCTGCTCGTCGGTTTCTGGTATTACAAACCGGAAGCCGCCGCCGCCGCCAAAAAAGCGTTTATCGTCACGCGCATCGGCGATGTCGGACTCTTTATCGGGATCATCCTGCTCTACATTGCGACAGGCACATTCGATTTTAACGGGCTCTACACCGCGGGCTATGCGTTCTCGCAAGTTGCAACGCTCGCCTATCACGGCGCATCGGTGCCGTTTGGCATGAGCAGCAGCGGTTTTATCACACTCACTGCACTGCTCGTTTTCATCGGCGCCGTCGGCAAATCCGCACAATTCCCGCTGCACGTCTGGCTGCCTGACGCCATGGAAGGCCCGACACCTGTCTCCGCGCTCATTCACGCGGCGACCATGGTGGCAGCGGGCGTCTACCTGGTTGCCCGAATGCAGCCCCTATTCGCCGCATCCCCCGCCGCCAGCGAAACCGTCGCCGTGATCGGGGGCATCACCGCGCTGCTCGCCGCGTCGATCGGTCTCACCCAGCGCGACATCAAGCGCGTGATTGCCTATTCCACGGTCTCGCAACTCGGTTACATGATGATGGCGCTTGGCGTCGGCGCATACACGGCAGGAATTTTCCATTTGATGACACACGCCTTCTTCAAAGCGCTCCTCTTTTTGACCGCAGGCAGCGTGATCCATGCGCTAGACACGCAGGATCTGTTTTTTATGGGAGGCCTGCGCAAAAAGATGCCAATCACACACATCGCTTTTCTGGCTGGCGCACTGGCGCTTGCAGGCGTGCCTCCTTTTGCCGGATTTTGGTCAAAAGACGAGATTCTCTCGGCCACGTTTCAATCGGGACATTATGTGCTGTACGCGATGGGACTGCTTGCCGCATTTTTTACCGCATTCTATATCTTTCGCGTGTACTTCCTCGTCTTTTGGGGTGAACAAAAAGGCGAAAAAACCGCGCATGAGGGTGGCAGCGCCATGGTGATTCCGCTGCTTGTCCTCGCCGTCCTGGCGACTTTCAGCGGGTTTTTGAACACCCCGTTTGATCCGCTCGTCACCCGCTTTCTTACGTACGGACATTCCATGGGGATTGGCATCGACCCGCCGGCAAGCCTTCCGCTCATCCTCGTCTCCGTCATCATCGCACTGCTTGGCATTTGGCTTGCATACAGCGTATACGGGCGCGCCAATCGGGGAGCGGCGTTCGCCAAGCGCATGGGCGTCCTGTACACCCTGAGCTACAACAAATTCTACATTGATGAGATCTATCACTACCTGATTGTCGTCCCGGTATTCGCTATCGCGCGAGCAATCGCCTTCATCGACCGCTTCATCATCGACGGGATCGTGCGCATGCTCGGAGAACTTGGGTATACCGGTGGCGTCTCCCTCAAGTATGCGAACACAGGCCAAATCCAGACCTACGGCGTCCTGACCTTGTTTGGACTCGTCGCGCTGGTTGCCATCGCGCTCGGAATTGGGGGTGTTCTCTGA
- a CDS encoding DUF1146 domain-containing protein, whose amino-acid sequence MAGTSSQGLQGALTLFMLLMGTLIAWGALGALRWEIFVKDRTTRSARMLRIVLAMILGSALSGFVAQYISATNALRG is encoded by the coding sequence ATGGCAGGAACGTCTTCCCAGGGATTGCAAGGCGCACTTACGCTCTTTATGCTGCTCATGGGCACACTGATCGCGTGGGGGGCGCTTGGCGCATTGCGCTGGGAGATCTTCGTCAAAGACCGAACCACGCGCTCGGCGCGAATGCTTCGGATCGTGCTTGCAATGATCCTCGGTTCAGCGCTCTCTGGATTTGTGGCGCAGTATATCAGCGCTACCAATGCGTTGCGTGGGTGA
- a CDS encoding M23 family metallopeptidase, producing the protein MNHDDDRQIGAETTDTPAPAQEDSHEGTRSARRGWFRSKRVMYPALYLTVAALIIGLMYVQTHREYAGVKPSATAPVSTTVSSNTWGWPVPSTLSGMSIERGYYDRTASGVTNATLAKELVYFDNGYTGSTGYDFGVANSSKPFPVVAAAGGTVTDVHDSPLMGETVAVSDGNGYSTIYQSLGAVKVKVGEHVAQGQVLGTSGSNVEEQSLGNHLFFEVQKDGAYVNPATVLPKTQV; encoded by the coding sequence ATGAATCATGATGACGATCGTCAAATCGGCGCTGAGACAACGGATACGCCAGCGCCTGCACAGGAAGATTCACACGAAGGAACGCGCAGCGCACGGCGCGGCTGGTTTCGCTCAAAGCGCGTGATGTACCCGGCGCTCTACCTGACGGTGGCCGCTTTGATCATTGGCCTTATGTATGTTCAAACACATCGAGAATATGCTGGGGTCAAACCAAGTGCAACGGCGCCTGTTTCAACGACCGTTTCAAGCAATACGTGGGGCTGGCCTGTTCCTTCTACACTCAGCGGCATGAGCATTGAGCGCGGCTACTATGACCGAACGGCATCCGGCGTGACCAATGCGACACTCGCAAAGGAACTCGTCTATTTCGATAACGGGTACACGGGGTCGACCGGCTACGACTTTGGTGTGGCAAACAGCAGCAAGCCATTCCCAGTCGTTGCGGCAGCGGGTGGCACGGTGACCGATGTGCATGACTCCCCGCTGATGGGTGAGACGGTGGCAGTCTCCGACGGGAACGGCTACAGCACAATCTATCAGTCGCTGGGCGCTGTCAAGGTAAAGGTCGGGGAACATGTCGCGCAGGGACAAGTGCTTGGAACCAGCGGGTCAAACGTGGAAGAACAGTCGCTTGGCAACCATCTCTTCTTTGAGGTGCAAAAGGACGGCGCTTACGTGAACCCGGCCACCGTGCTTCCCAAAACGCAAGTGTAA
- the spoIIID gene encoding sporulation transcriptional regulator SpoIIID, translated as MHDYIKERTIKIGEYIVETRNTVRTIAREFGVSKSTVHKDLTERLPEINPDLANRVKEILEYHKSIRHLRGGEATKEKYRKDEPATKITKKLSLARGFSSRV; from the coding sequence GTGCACGATTACATTAAGGAGCGCACGATCAAGATCGGGGAGTACATCGTCGAAACGCGCAACACGGTTCGCACGATTGCCCGTGAGTTCGGCGTATCCAAGAGCACCGTGCATAAAGACCTGACAGAGCGGCTGCCCGAAATCAATCCGGATCTAGCGAATCGTGTCAAGGAAATTCTTGAGTACCACAAATCGATTCGCCACCTGCGGGGAGGTGAGGCGACGAAAGAAAAATACAGAAAGGATGAGCCGGCGACGAAAATTACGAAAAAACTCTCGCTGGCAAGAGGATTTAGCAGTCGGGTGTAG
- a CDS encoding rod shape-determining protein, with amino-acid sequence MLGRDIGVDLGTANVLVHVKGKGIVLNEPSVVAMESHTKRVVAVGEEARRMLGRTPGNIVAIRPLREGVIADFEITEIMLKHFIAKTIGKGLFSRPRVAVCIPANITSVEQKAVRQATEAAGAKQVYLIEEPKAAAIGAGIDITKPSGSMVVDIGGGTTDVAVLSLGDVVTASSIRIAGDKFDEAIVRYIKRQHNLLIGERTAEDIKIQVVSVFPTGRNEEIDVRGRDMVSGLPKTVLIRTSEIAIALEESVQSIVATAKSVLEKTPPELAADIFDRGIVLTGGGALVHGMDKLMMDELQVPVYVADDPMTCVARGTGSFLDNIDKWGKPAVAMTARVRR; translated from the coding sequence ATGCTCGGTCGGGATATCGGCGTAGATTTGGGAACTGCGAACGTACTTGTACATGTAAAAGGAAAAGGAATTGTACTCAACGAACCTTCTGTGGTGGCGATGGAGAGTCACACAAAGCGCGTTGTGGCCGTTGGCGAAGAAGCGCGCCGGATGCTCGGACGCACGCCGGGCAATATTGTCGCGATCCGTCCGCTGCGCGAAGGGGTTATTGCGGACTTTGAGATTACCGAGATTATGTTGAAACACTTTATTGCCAAAACGATAGGGAAAGGGCTATTTTCCCGCCCCCGCGTCGCGGTTTGTATCCCTGCAAACATCACATCGGTGGAGCAGAAGGCTGTCCGACAGGCCACAGAGGCTGCGGGCGCAAAACAGGTGTATCTGATTGAAGAACCAAAGGCCGCTGCGATTGGCGCCGGAATCGATATTACGAAACCGAGTGGCAGCATGGTCGTTGATATTGGCGGAGGTACGACGGATGTTGCCGTATTGTCTCTCGGAGACGTCGTCACCGCCTCTTCTATTCGGATCGCAGGGGACAAGTTCGACGAGGCGATTGTTCGATATATAAAGCGCCAGCACAATCTCTTGATTGGCGAGCGCACTGCGGAAGATATAAAGATTCAAGTGGTATCTGTGTTCCCGACGGGCCGGAATGAGGAGATCGATGTGCGCGGGCGGGATATGGTGTCTGGACTGCCCAAAACGGTGTTGATCCGCACGTCAGAGATTGCCATAGCGCTTGAGGAATCGGTGCAGTCGATCGTCGCGACTGCCAAGAGCGTGCTTGAAAAGACGCCGCCGGAACTCGCGGCAGACATCTTTGATCGCGGAATTGTTTTGACAGGCGGCGGCGCACTTGTGCACGGGATGGACAAGCTCATGATGGACGAGCTACAGGTGCCGGTGTACGTTGCAGATGATCCGATGACCTGTGTGGCGCGGGGAACGGGTTCGTTTCTTGACAATATCGACAAGTGGGGCAAGCCAGCTGTCGCGATGACGGCGCGCGTTCGCCGCTAA
- a CDS encoding acyl-CoA dehydrogenase family protein: MRDPMIRNQEDDSFVSYAEELAAKVRGCAEADEHHFAGEAVALLLDASYNLLTIPKELGGRGANLYQMLLCQERIAEAHASAALVMGWHVGIALGLRLANAWSPARYAQFAKDAVHARAMINACGTEPETGSPSRGGRPTTTAVKVAGGFKITGRKTWATGSPVLTHILVSAYMPDRARVGEFLVRKDSPGVAIEETWDSMSMAGTGSHTLRLTDVFVPDEDLTDEAEPGKKMKRSADGSGWLLHIPATYLGVGNEARAYALEFARTYQPNSLSHPIGQLPHVREKLGQIEIERMSARTLLYQVAERYDRAEPADRLAMRGDLAAAKYVATHAALRMVDLSMRVVGGNSILHSTPLARCYRDVRAGLHNPPMDDSTLSMLAGLALESS; encoded by the coding sequence GTGCGTGATCCGATGATAAGAAACCAAGAGGACGACTCCTTCGTCTCCTATGCAGAGGAGCTCGCGGCAAAGGTTCGCGGGTGCGCAGAGGCAGATGAACACCACTTCGCGGGGGAAGCGGTCGCGCTTTTGCTTGACGCGTCGTACAACTTGCTGACGATCCCAAAAGAGCTTGGCGGACGCGGCGCAAACCTGTATCAGATGTTGCTGTGCCAAGAGCGCATCGCAGAGGCCCACGCGTCTGCGGCGCTTGTCATGGGCTGGCATGTCGGGATTGCGCTTGGCCTGCGCCTGGCAAACGCGTGGTCGCCTGCGCGCTATGCCCAGTTTGCAAAGGATGCGGTACACGCGCGCGCGATGATCAACGCCTGCGGAACGGAGCCGGAGACAGGCAGCCCGAGTCGCGGGGGCCGACCGACGACGACGGCGGTGAAGGTTGCGGGCGGCTTCAAGATCACTGGACGAAAGACGTGGGCGACAGGCAGTCCCGTACTCACGCATATTTTAGTGAGCGCGTATATGCCAGACCGCGCGCGAGTCGGCGAGTTTTTGGTGCGCAAAGACAGCCCGGGGGTTGCGATCGAAGAGACGTGGGACAGCATGAGCATGGCGGGAACGGGCAGTCACACACTGCGCTTGACGGATGTGTTTGTGCCGGATGAGGATCTGACGGACGAGGCGGAGCCTGGAAAAAAAATGAAGCGCAGCGCAGACGGCAGTGGCTGGCTCTTGCACATCCCGGCGACCTATCTTGGCGTTGGCAACGAAGCGCGCGCCTATGCACTTGAGTTTGCGCGCACGTATCAGCCGAACAGCCTTTCTCATCCGATCGGCCAGTTGCCGCACGTCCGCGAAAAACTCGGTCAGATCGAGATTGAGCGGATGAGCGCGCGAACGCTTTTGTATCAGGTGGCGGAGCGCTACGATCGGGCCGAACCTGCAGATCGACTCGCGATGCGCGGTGACTTGGCGGCGGCCAAGTATGTCGCGACACACGCGGCGCTGCGCATGGTGGATCTCTCCATGCGCGTCGTTGGCGGCAACAGCATCCTTCACAGCACGCCGCTTGCGCGCTGTTACCGCGATGTGCGGGCGGGACTGCACAACCCTCCGATGGACGATTCGACGCTGTCCATGCTTGCGGGACTGGCACTTGAAAGCTCCTGA